From the Salinimicrobium tongyeongense genome, one window contains:
- the rpiB gene encoding ribose 5-phosphate isomerase B: protein MKISIGNDHAGTTYKTAVVDYLKSRNIEVINHGTDSEESVDYPDFVHPVARDVEDKKADFGIIICGSGNGANMTANKHQSVRSALCWIKEIAALAREHNNANILSIPARYTSKEQAVEMVQVFLDTEFAGGRHSRRVEKIACK from the coding sequence ATGAAAATATCTATTGGAAATGATCACGCCGGTACCACTTATAAAACTGCTGTTGTTGATTATCTCAAATCAAGAAATATTGAAGTGATCAACCACGGAACAGATTCCGAAGAAAGTGTAGATTACCCCGATTTTGTTCATCCCGTAGCCCGCGATGTAGAGGATAAAAAAGCCGATTTTGGGATCATTATATGTGGAAGCGGGAACGGGGCAAATATGACGGCAAACAAGCACCAGTCGGTTCGCTCGGCACTTTGCTGGATCAAGGAGATCGCGGCTTTGGCCAGGGAACACAACAACGCGAATATTTTGAGCATCCCGGCGCGTTACACCTCAAAAGAACAGGCTGTTGAGATGGTGCAGGTTTTTCTTGATACCGAATTTGCCGGAGGCCGTCACAGCCGTCGTGTTGAAAAGATCGCCTGTAAATAA
- the folB gene encoding dihydroneopterin aldolase, translated as MGSIKLRNIKVFAYHGCLEEEGQIGSDYRVDLKVHGDLSLSAKTDALKDTIDYVHLNKIVKEEMAIRSKLLETVAERIINRVLEELLIVQKVRVEVSKINPPIGGNVAMVTVRRSKSR; from the coding sequence TTGGGAAGTATAAAACTCAGAAATATCAAAGTTTTCGCCTATCACGGCTGCCTTGAAGAAGAGGGCCAGATTGGCAGTGATTACAGGGTAGACCTTAAGGTTCACGGAGACCTGTCTCTTTCGGCCAAAACCGATGCCCTTAAAGACACCATAGATTACGTTCACCTCAACAAGATCGTGAAAGAAGAAATGGCCATTAGGTCAAAACTGCTGGAAACCGTAGCCGAAAGAATCATCAACCGCGTTCTGGAAGAGCTGCTTATCGTGCAAAAAGTACGGGTAGAGGTTTCAAAGATCAACCCGCCCATAGGTGGTAACGTGGCCATGGTTACGGTGAGAAGGAGTAAAAGCAGGTAA
- the rnr gene encoding ribonuclease R, giving the protein MSKKKYKNNKSASLESITQKILGIMRKESGKDFNYKQIAAKMGVDDPTNRNKIIRTLSQLAAKKKIEEVDRGRYRLNSNVDRYRGILDMTAKGSGYVVVEELNDDVFIPSNNINKAFDGDEVEIYVYKRRRNKKSEGEITSIINRKKTRFVGVLQLQENFGFVAVQDAKMYTDIFVQKNKIGDAKDGDKVVVEMEEWPEKADSPFGHIVQVLGKPGEHHTEIHSILAQYGLPHEFPQEVEDFAQGIDTSIQEEEIKKRRDMREVLTFTIDPKDAKDFDDALSFQQLENGNYEIGIHIADVSHYVQPGTILDEEAFNRATSVYLVDRVVPMLPEILSNNACSLRPNEEKYTFSAVFEMTEKGEVKDQWFGRTVTYSDARFAYEEAQYIIETTGGDIPADISITGESYRTDDAIVTAVLKMNQIAEVMRKKRMRQGAISFDKVEVKFELDDKNEPVGVFFKTSKEANKLIEEFMLLANKKVAEFIGKQKPKKTFVYRCHDEPDDEKLAALQSLVSRFGHKLNLRDQKQISQSLNNLLQDVQGKKEQNLVDTLTIRTMSKAYYSTENIGHYGLAFSHYSHFTSPIRRYPDVMAHRLLQHYLDNGKSVPEEEYEAKCQHSSNMEGLATNAERDSIKYMQIKYMQDHNDEEFLGVISGVTEWGIYVEIMSNKCEGMVRLRDMREDHFDFDPDQYAVVGRNTQKVYQLGDEVYVSVKNADLVKRHLDFNLIGNKDEVENPH; this is encoded by the coding sequence ATGAGTAAAAAGAAATACAAGAATAATAAAAGTGCCAGTCTCGAAAGTATAACGCAAAAGATCCTTGGGATCATGCGAAAAGAATCGGGAAAGGATTTTAACTACAAACAAATAGCAGCAAAAATGGGAGTTGATGATCCCACCAACAGGAATAAGATCATCAGAACCTTATCCCAGCTTGCTGCCAAGAAGAAGATCGAAGAAGTTGACAGGGGCCGGTACAGATTGAACAGCAATGTAGACCGTTACCGTGGGATACTCGATATGACTGCAAAAGGCAGTGGGTATGTGGTAGTGGAAGAGCTTAATGATGATGTTTTTATTCCTTCCAATAATATCAACAAGGCTTTTGACGGAGACGAAGTGGAGATCTACGTCTATAAACGCCGCCGGAACAAAAAATCTGAAGGTGAGATCACTTCGATCATAAACCGGAAAAAGACCAGGTTTGTAGGGGTTTTACAGCTGCAGGAGAACTTTGGGTTTGTGGCTGTTCAGGATGCAAAAATGTACACCGACATTTTTGTTCAGAAGAACAAAATAGGAGATGCCAAAGACGGGGATAAGGTAGTGGTTGAAATGGAAGAATGGCCCGAAAAAGCCGATTCTCCTTTTGGCCATATCGTACAGGTGCTGGGAAAACCGGGAGAACACCATACCGAAATACATTCCATACTGGCACAATACGGGCTTCCGCATGAATTTCCGCAGGAAGTTGAAGATTTTGCACAGGGGATAGATACCAGTATTCAGGAAGAAGAGATCAAGAAAAGAAGGGATATGCGTGAAGTTTTAACCTTTACCATTGACCCAAAAGATGCCAAAGATTTTGATGATGCCCTTAGTTTTCAGCAATTGGAGAACGGCAACTACGAAATTGGTATCCACATTGCTGATGTCTCGCATTACGTGCAGCCGGGAACCATACTCGATGAAGAAGCCTTTAACCGGGCAACATCGGTGTATCTGGTAGACAGGGTAGTGCCCATGTTACCTGAAATTCTTTCCAACAACGCCTGTTCATTGAGGCCAAATGAAGAAAAATACACCTTTTCTGCAGTCTTTGAGATGACTGAAAAAGGCGAGGTCAAAGACCAGTGGTTTGGTAGAACGGTGACTTATTCAGATGCGCGTTTTGCCTACGAAGAAGCCCAGTATATCATAGAAACCACGGGCGGTGACATTCCTGCCGATATTTCCATTACCGGTGAAAGTTATAGGACCGATGATGCCATAGTTACTGCCGTTCTCAAAATGAACCAGATCGCTGAAGTGATGCGGAAAAAGAGAATGAGGCAAGGTGCCATCTCTTTTGACAAGGTAGAGGTGAAATTTGAGCTTGACGACAAAAATGAACCTGTAGGCGTGTTCTTCAAAACTTCAAAAGAAGCCAATAAACTTATTGAGGAATTCATGTTATTGGCAAATAAAAAAGTAGCCGAATTCATTGGAAAACAAAAGCCGAAAAAAACCTTTGTTTACCGTTGCCACGACGAACCCGATGACGAGAAACTTGCCGCCCTGCAATCGCTGGTGAGCAGGTTTGGGCATAAACTCAACCTGCGCGACCAGAAACAAATCTCACAATCTTTAAATAACCTGCTGCAGGATGTGCAGGGAAAGAAAGAGCAAAACCTGGTAGATACCCTTACTATCAGGACGATGAGCAAAGCCTATTACAGTACCGAAAATATAGGGCATTACGGGCTCGCCTTCAGCCATTATTCACATTTTACTTCTCCCATAAGGAGGTATCCCGATGTGATGGCCCACAGGTTGCTTCAGCATTATTTAGACAATGGAAAATCGGTGCCAGAGGAAGAATACGAAGCTAAATGCCAGCACAGCAGTAACATGGAAGGCCTGGCAACCAATGCAGAACGGGATTCTATCAAGTACATGCAAATAAAATACATGCAAGACCACAATGATGAGGAGTTCCTGGGCGTTATTTCGGGTGTCACCGAGTGGGGGATCTATGTGGAAATTATGTCTAACAAATGTGAAGGCATGGTGAGATTACGCGATATGAGGGAAGATCATTTTGATTTTGACCCAGACCAGTACGCTGTAGTTGGCCGAAATACCCAAAAGGTTTACCAGTTGGGTGACGAAGTTTATGTCTCTGTTAAAAATGCCGATCTTGTAAAAAGGCATTTAGACTTTAATTTAATTGGAAACAAAGATGAAGTTGAGAACCCACATTAA
- a CDS encoding glutamine--tRNA ligase/YqeY domain fusion protein: MAEEKRSLNFIEQIIEEDLKNDYKREDLQFRFPPEPNGYLHIGHASSICLNFGLGEKYNAPVNLRFDDTNPIKEEQEYVDAIKRDVEWLGFEWAKECYASDYFQQLYDWAVAMIKSGDAYVDSQTSEAIAEQKGTPTQAGKNSPYRDRSVEENLELFQKMKDGETREGEHVLRAKIDMAAKNMLMRDPVMYRTLHRKHHRTGNNWMIYPMYDWAHGQSDFIEAVSHSFCTLEFLPHRELYNWFLEKVSSSEDFRPKQREFARRNLSHTIVSKRKLLHLVEKGIVKSWDDPRMPTISGLRRRGYTPASIRKFAETIGIAKRENIIDVSLLEFCIREDLNKTAPRVMAVLDPVKLVITNYPEGEEEWLEAENNPEDESAGRRQVPFSRELFIEQEDFKEEANRKFFRLSLGKEVRLKNAYIIKGENVVKNDAGEITEIHCTYDPKSRSGSGTEESMRKVKGTLHWVSAKHAVKAEVRLYDRLFTVESPDADKDKDFLDFLNPESLKTITAYLEPGLKDAEPGDRFQFQRLGYFNVDKESTKEAPVFNRTVTLRDSWGSKNSN, translated from the coding sequence ATGGCTGAAGAAAAAAGATCCCTCAATTTTATTGAGCAAATCATAGAAGAAGATCTAAAGAACGATTATAAAAGGGAAGACCTGCAATTCAGGTTTCCGCCCGAACCCAATGGGTATCTTCATATTGGCCACGCTTCGTCTATTTGCCTCAATTTTGGGCTGGGGGAGAAGTACAATGCGCCGGTAAACCTGAGATTTGACGATACCAACCCTATCAAAGAAGAGCAGGAATATGTAGATGCGATTAAACGCGATGTAGAGTGGCTGGGTTTTGAATGGGCAAAGGAGTGTTATGCTTCCGATTATTTTCAACAGCTGTACGACTGGGCCGTGGCCATGATCAAATCTGGTGACGCCTATGTTGACAGTCAGACTTCTGAAGCCATTGCAGAGCAAAAAGGAACACCTACCCAGGCCGGAAAAAACAGCCCCTATCGTGATCGTTCGGTAGAGGAGAACCTGGAGCTTTTTCAGAAAATGAAAGACGGGGAGACCAGAGAGGGCGAGCACGTGCTTAGGGCAAAGATCGATATGGCAGCTAAAAATATGCTGATGCGCGACCCTGTGATGTACCGTACCCTGCACCGCAAGCACCACCGCACCGGTAACAACTGGATGATCTATCCAATGTACGACTGGGCTCACGGGCAGAGTGATTTTATTGAGGCTGTATCCCATTCCTTTTGTACGCTCGAATTTTTGCCGCATCGCGAACTTTATAACTGGTTCCTTGAAAAGGTGAGTTCTAGCGAAGATTTTAGGCCCAAGCAGCGCGAATTTGCCCGACGAAATCTTAGCCATACCATTGTGAGCAAGCGAAAACTGCTTCACCTGGTAGAGAAAGGGATCGTGAAATCATGGGACGACCCAAGAATGCCCACCATTTCGGGCTTGAGAAGGAGAGGCTATACCCCGGCTTCTATAAGGAAATTTGCTGAGACCATAGGGATCGCAAAAAGGGAAAATATCATTGATGTTTCCCTGCTCGAATTCTGTATCAGAGAAGATCTCAACAAGACTGCGCCCCGAGTGATGGCCGTACTTGACCCCGTAAAACTGGTTATCACCAACTATCCTGAAGGGGAAGAAGAGTGGTTGGAAGCCGAAAACAACCCTGAAGATGAGTCTGCAGGAAGACGGCAGGTGCCTTTCTCACGGGAATTGTTCATTGAACAGGAAGATTTTAAGGAAGAAGCCAACCGCAAGTTCTTCAGGCTTAGCCTTGGAAAAGAAGTAAGGCTGAAAAATGCGTACATTATCAAGGGAGAAAACGTTGTGAAGAATGATGCCGGTGAGATCACCGAGATTCACTGTACCTATGACCCTAAAAGCCGAAGCGGAAGTGGTACCGAAGAGTCTATGCGCAAGGTAAAGGGAACCCTGCACTGGGTATCGGCCAAACACGCCGTTAAAGCTGAAGTGAGGCTCTACGACAGGTTGTTCACTGTAGAATCTCCCGATGCCGATAAAGACAAAGATTTTCTTGATTTTCTCAATCCTGAATCGCTCAAAACCATTACGGCCTACCTTGAGCCAGGTTTAAAGGATGCAGAGCCGGGAGACAGGTTCCAGTTCCAAAGATTGGGATATTTTAACGTAGATAAGGAAAGTACCAAAGAAGCTCCTGTTTTTAACCGCACGGTAACACTAAGGGATTCATGGGGCAGTAAGAATTCTAACTAG
- a CDS encoding SPFH domain-containing protein encodes MISTILTAVFITFAFIVLFSGIFTVKQQTAALIERFGKFQRISNSGLHFKVPVIDQISGRINLKVQQLDVLVETKTKDDVFVKLKISVQFQVISTRIYDAFYKLENSHDQITSYVFDVVRAEVPKMKLDDVFERKDDIAIAVKRELNEAMEEYGYDIIKTLVTDIDPDVQVKAAMNRINASEREKVAAEYEAEAERIKIVAKARAEAESKRLQGQGIADQRREIARGLEESVDVLNNVGINSQEASALIVVTQHYDTLQSLGEETQSNLILLPNSPQAGSDMLNNMIASFTASNQIGEAMKKENALKEKKRKEKEERKKRELPPQPPVEEEGGEDTPQE; translated from the coding sequence ATGATCTCCACCATCTTAACCGCAGTCTTTATCACTTTCGCTTTCATTGTGCTTTTCTCCGGAATATTTACCGTGAAACAACAAACCGCTGCCCTTATTGAACGCTTCGGAAAATTTCAAAGAATTAGTAACAGTGGCTTGCACTTTAAAGTTCCGGTGATAGACCAGATTTCGGGCAGAATAAACCTGAAGGTACAGCAGCTCGATGTACTGGTAGAGACCAAGACCAAAGATGATGTTTTCGTAAAACTGAAGATCTCTGTGCAGTTCCAGGTGATCTCCACGAGGATCTATGACGCTTTCTATAAACTCGAAAACTCCCACGATCAAATCACCTCTTATGTTTTTGATGTGGTGCGTGCCGAGGTTCCAAAAATGAAACTCGACGACGTCTTTGAGCGCAAAGATGATATCGCTATTGCAGTAAAACGCGAGCTTAACGAAGCTATGGAAGAATACGGTTACGACATCATAAAAACTTTAGTGACCGATATTGACCCCGATGTACAGGTAAAAGCTGCCATGAACCGTATAAATGCTTCGGAAAGGGAAAAAGTCGCAGCCGAATACGAAGCTGAAGCCGAAAGGATCAAGATAGTGGCCAAGGCCAGGGCCGAAGCCGAAAGTAAGCGCCTGCAGGGACAGGGAATTGCCGACCAGCGCAGGGAAATTGCCCGAGGACTCGAAGAAAGTGTGGATGTACTGAACAATGTGGGGATCAACTCGCAGGAAGCATCGGCGCTTATTGTGGTTACCCAACATTACGACACGCTACAGTCTTTGGGTGAGGAAACCCAGAGTAACCTCATTCTCCTGCCCAATTCGCCCCAGGCAGGTAGCGATATGCTCAATAACATGATCGCCTCTTTCACTGCTTCAAACCAGATTGGGGAAGCCATGAAAAAGGAAAACGCACTAAAAGAGAAGAAACGCAAAGAAAAAGAAGAGCGTAAGAAAAGAGAACTTCCGCCACAACCACCGGTTGAAGAAGAAGGCGGAGAAGACACTCCGCAGGAATAA
- a CDS encoding phage holin family protein codes for MAFGRISNNIQELKENIRAFAHSSAEYYKLDLFNKSMQGAIAAIKGVAIALFALFFVLFLSIAVAVALSNWIDSPSSGFFIVAGLYLLLVLFFVFFGSKVLMKAILPGASKKFFQEPQKKPENKEHHEFTPQKDFETDEIIIKDNERV; via the coding sequence ATGGCATTTGGAAGAATATCTAATAACATTCAGGAATTAAAAGAGAACATCAGGGCTTTTGCACACAGCAGTGCAGAGTATTACAAACTTGACCTCTTTAATAAAAGCATGCAGGGAGCTATTGCCGCAATTAAAGGGGTGGCAATAGCTCTTTTTGCACTGTTTTTTGTGTTGTTTCTTTCTATTGCCGTTGCTGTTGCTCTTAGCAACTGGATAGATTCCCCCAGCAGTGGATTTTTCATAGTGGCCGGTCTTTACCTTCTACTGGTCCTTTTCTTCGTTTTCTTCGGAAGTAAAGTACTTATGAAGGCAATCTTACCGGGAGCTTCAAAAAAGTTCTTCCAGGAGCCTCAAAAGAAGCCTGAAAATAAAGAACATCACGAGTTTACTCCTCAGAAGGACTTTGAAACCGATGAAATCATAATCAAAGACAATGAGAGAGTATAA
- a CDS encoding YtxH domain-containing protein codes for MAKSGSTFLALLTGAAIGAGLGMLYAPDSGEETRRKLGENARRTQDDLNKRYKETSSNLSQKAKKAKSDFEQRLEETLSSASYKADEILSSLETKLEELKKQNAKFQKDRKGGNDDNAQLDESVASKGDKKTGNAAV; via the coding sequence ATGGCAAAATCAGGAAGTACATTTTTAGCATTGCTAACCGGGGCAGCAATTGGAGCCGGCCTTGGGATGTTATATGCACCTGACAGTGGAGAGGAAACCAGGAGAAAACTTGGAGAAAATGCAAGGAGAACTCAGGATGATTTGAACAAGCGATATAAGGAAACCTCTTCAAATCTCAGTCAAAAAGCCAAAAAAGCCAAATCCGATTTTGAGCAGAGGCTGGAAGAAACACTGTCTTCTGCCAGTTATAAAGCCGATGAAATCCTGAGCAGCCTTGAAACAAAGCTCGAGGAACTAAAGAAGCAAAATGCCAAGTTCCAGAAAGACCGCAAAGGCGGGAACGACGATAACGCTCAGCTTGATGAAAGCGTTGCATCCAAAGGAGATAAGAAAACAGGTAACGCTGCAGTTTAA
- a CDS encoding PorT family protein, whose protein sequence is MDLKKVILFAGILFFSFSSQAQRRLWDGEYNRLGLQGGVNHFNIITDELQVTSKTSWTAGFTTRASFYNNWQFVYGINFYDFRVDIDGRQKIEETAATKPIEYNMIGVQGNFFASYKLIDHYLSIEAGPVVQVNGKLEARQDKELYYVGNYNITATDLENVSTFNFNLAIGLSGGWESIKLWAQYQYGLNNFLKGLEDENLQETDSSVPSFKGNMSIIAGGVTFYL, encoded by the coding sequence ATGGATCTTAAAAAAGTCATTCTCTTTGCAGGAATTCTATTTTTTAGTTTTAGCAGCCAGGCACAACGACGGCTCTGGGACGGGGAGTATAACAGGTTAGGCTTGCAGGGCGGGGTGAATCACTTCAATATCATAACCGATGAGCTGCAGGTGACCTCCAAAACCAGCTGGACGGCAGGTTTTACCACCCGTGCTTCTTTTTACAACAACTGGCAGTTTGTGTATGGCATTAATTTTTATGATTTCAGGGTAGATATTGACGGGCGTCAAAAGATCGAAGAAACCGCTGCCACCAAGCCTATAGAATACAACATGATTGGGGTGCAGGGAAACTTCTTTGCGAGCTACAAACTTATTGATCATTACCTTAGTATTGAGGCGGGGCCTGTAGTACAGGTGAATGGCAAGCTTGAGGCCAGGCAGGACAAGGAGCTTTACTACGTGGGAAATTATAACATCACTGCCACAGACCTTGAAAATGTATCCACCTTTAATTTTAACCTGGCCATAGGATTAAGTGGTGGATGGGAGTCTATAAAGTTGTGGGCCCAATATCAATACGGCCTCAACAACTTCCTGAAAGGCCTCGAAGATGAGAATTTGCAGGAGACAGATTCTTCGGTTCCTTCTTTTAAAGGGAATATGAGCATTATTGCCGGAGGGGTCACTTTTTACCTCTAG
- a CDS encoding DUF6327 family protein produces MREYKNFKEIDRDLKLLKLQKEIDKEKVLLSFNHTKESLSPGRILKDAANSVLKNRYVLKGATSVLGFIGDKFK; encoded by the coding sequence ATGAGAGAGTATAAAAACTTTAAAGAAATAGACCGGGACCTTAAACTGCTCAAGCTCCAGAAAGAGATTGATAAGGAGAAAGTCCTTTTGAGCTTTAACCATACAAAGGAAAGCCTCTCTCCCGGCCGGATTTTAAAAGACGCTGCCAACAGCGTTCTCAAGAACCGTTATGTGCTCAAAGGCGCTACCTCGGTACTCGGTTTTATAGGAGATAAATTCAAGTAA
- a CDS encoding LysE family translocator encodes MFQDILAAVPLGFFLAFLLGPVFFVLLETAAIKGFRAAISFDLGVICADMIFLLIAYLSTTKLLNRIKDDPALFIFGGGILVTYGIIQFVQNRRVLEHEEVPEIQKLNKRDYLGLAAKGFLLNFINIGVLGFWLGLIIIFGPKMEMETNRMTVFFSSILGTYLLIDIFKILAAKKLNRKLTPNRIYNVKKVISIILVIFGIILIAQGLVPEELTQIQDQIDHIAPAPGAYIQYFE; translated from the coding sequence ATGTTTCAGGATATATTAGCTGCAGTACCTTTAGGCTTTTTTCTTGCTTTTCTATTGGGGCCGGTATTTTTCGTGCTCCTGGAAACTGCGGCTATTAAAGGCTTTAGAGCGGCAATTTCCTTCGATCTGGGAGTGATTTGTGCCGATATGATCTTTCTGCTAATCGCTTATTTGAGCACCACAAAACTATTGAACCGGATCAAAGATGATCCGGCTCTTTTTATTTTTGGAGGTGGCATTCTGGTCACTTACGGCATCATACAATTTGTTCAAAACCGCAGGGTGCTTGAGCACGAAGAAGTTCCCGAAATCCAGAAACTCAATAAACGTGACTATCTGGGCCTTGCTGCAAAAGGCTTTCTGCTCAACTTTATCAACATTGGCGTCCTGGGGTTCTGGTTAGGGCTTATCATCATTTTTGGCCCAAAAATGGAAATGGAAACCAATCGCATGACGGTTTTCTTCAGCTCAATTCTGGGGACCTATCTCCTTATTGACATTTTCAAGATCCTGGCAGCAAAAAAGCTCAACAGGAAGCTCACGCCAAACCGAATCTACAACGTCAAAAAGGTGATAAGCATTATCCTGGTGATCTTCGGGATCATTTTGATCGCCCAGGGCCTTGTTCCCGAAGAATTGACGCAAATACAGGATCAAATTGACCATATTGCACCTGCCCCGGGTGCTTATATCCAGTATTTCGAGTAA
- a CDS encoding GNAT family N-acetyltransferase, with product MEVKIATFEDLDIHILYQILQLRSEVFVVEQNCAYQDIDGKDQKALHVLGFDGNVLVAYTRLFAPGIYFEEAAIGRVLVKETHRGKNFAHQILEASIKAIEERYSTRKIKLSAQTYLTKFYENHGFQQIGEGYLEDGIPHIGMLKN from the coding sequence ATGGAAGTAAAAATTGCCACTTTTGAAGACCTGGATATACATATACTATATCAAATTCTGCAGCTCAGGTCTGAAGTTTTTGTGGTGGAACAAAATTGTGCCTACCAGGACATAGACGGAAAAGATCAAAAGGCCCTGCACGTGCTGGGTTTTGATGGAAACGTCCTGGTAGCCTATACCCGGCTCTTTGCCCCCGGAATTTACTTTGAAGAGGCCGCCATTGGCCGTGTGCTGGTCAAAGAAACCCACCGAGGAAAAAACTTTGCCCATCAAATTCTAGAAGCTTCCATAAAAGCTATTGAAGAACGGTACAGCACCCGAAAGATCAAATTATCGGCGCAGACTTACCTTACAAAATTCTACGAAAATCACGGTTTTCAACAAATTGGGGAAGGATATCTCGAAGACGGCATCCCCCATATTGGCATGCTCAAGAATTAA
- a CDS encoding DUF2007 domain-containing protein, translating into MNNFVTLAIFTYRHEYAVLQLLLEQENIQHFFQNETMIGVFPFYSNALGGIQLKVHPLDVDRAREIINSFNQDPAPLKIV; encoded by the coding sequence ATGAATAATTTTGTCACTCTTGCGATCTTTACCTATCGCCACGAATACGCTGTACTCCAGCTTCTCCTTGAGCAGGAGAATATCCAGCACTTCTTTCAGAATGAAACCATGATTGGGGTATTTCCTTTTTATTCCAATGCCCTGGGCGGAATTCAGCTCAAAGTTCACCCCCTGGATGTAGACCGCGCCCGGGAGATCATCAACAGTTTCAATCAGGATCCTGCTCCATTAAAGATCGTTTAG
- a CDS encoding head GIN domain-containing protein, whose protein sequence is MKLRTHIKTGIVLPFFMLFFSLSLFAQDVKEKLGNFAEVKTFNAVEVEIIPSSENEIVITGHSKNEVKFEIVEDRLEIRLSLDNIWSNNNTKITLYTKGLSIVDANEGSLVTVSGEIEGRELTFRSQEAADIKAERVNAGKVNVKAISGGKVQLNGKAEEQDVEVNTGGHYYGKNLRTQSTDVKSGTAGRAEVYASDYVKATAKLGGTVEIFGRPAEVDKKTSLGGRIL, encoded by the coding sequence ATGAAGTTGAGAACCCACATTAAAACAGGAATTGTACTGCCATTTTTCATGCTTTTCTTCAGTTTATCGCTTTTTGCACAAGATGTAAAAGAGAAGCTGGGGAATTTTGCTGAAGTGAAAACCTTTAACGCCGTAGAAGTTGAGATTATTCCTTCTTCCGAAAATGAGATTGTTATTACCGGCCACAGCAAAAATGAGGTGAAATTCGAGATCGTTGAAGACCGGCTTGAAATTAGGCTGTCTTTAGACAACATCTGGTCAAATAACAATACCAAGATCACTCTTTACACTAAAGGCTTAAGCATTGTAGATGCAAATGAAGGTTCGCTGGTCACAGTTTCTGGCGAGATTGAGGGACGGGAGCTCACTTTTAGAAGCCAGGAGGCAGCCGATATTAAAGCAGAGCGTGTAAATGCCGGAAAAGTAAATGTAAAAGCCATTTCTGGCGGAAAGGTTCAGCTTAATGGCAAGGCTGAAGAACAGGATGTGGAAGTGAATACTGGAGGTCATTACTACGGAAAGAACCTGCGCACGCAAAGCACCGATGTTAAGTCGGGCACGGCCGGAAGAGCCGAGGTCTATGCTTCAGATTATGTGAAGGCCACCGCAAAACTTGGCGGCACCGTAGAAATTTTTGGAAGGCCGGCCGAAGTCGACAAAAAAACCAGCCTGGGCGGTAGAATTTTATAA